One window from the genome of Ciconia boyciana chromosome 8, ASM3463844v1, whole genome shotgun sequence encodes:
- the BNIP2 gene encoding BCL2/adenovirus E1B 19 kDa protein-interacting protein 2 isoform X2, with amino-acid sequence MEGVEFKEEWQDEDFPRPLPEDDPVESDVLAAAGTESEAEVNGTKVRKKLMAPDISLTLDHSEESVLSDDLDESGEIDLDDLDTPSENSNEFEWEDDLPKPKTTDVIRKGSLTEYTAAEEKDDGRRWRMFRIGEQDHRVDMKAIEPYKKVISHGGYYGDGLNAIVVFAVCFMPESSQPNYRYLMDNLFKYVIGTLELLVAENYMIVYLNGATTRRKMPSLGWLRKCYQQIDRRLRKNLKSLIIVHPSWFIRTLLAITKPFISSKFSQKIRYVFTLAELAELIPMEYVGIPECIKQVDQELNGKQEQKSEQ; translated from the exons ATGGAAGGTGTTGAGTTTAAGGAAGAATGGCAAGATGAAGATTTTCCAAG GCCCCTGCCAGAGGATGATCCTGTTGAGTCAGATGTATTGGCTGCAGCTGGAACAGAAAGTGAAGCTG aggTTAATGGAACCAAAGTGAGGAAGAAACTAATGGCTCCAGATATTAGCTTAACTTTGGATCACAGTGAGGAATCTGTTTTGTCTGATGACTTGGATGAGAGTGGGGAGATTGATTTGGACGATTTAGATACTCCTTCAGAAAATAGCAATGAGTTTGAATGGGAAG ATGatcttccaaaaccaaaaactacTGATGTAATTAGGAAAGGATCACTTACTGAATAcactgcagcagaggagaaggatgATGGTCGACGCTGGCGAATGTTTAGGATTGGAGAACAGGACCATAGGGTGGACATGAAGGCAATTGAACCATATAAAAAAGTTATCAGTCATGGTG gTTATTATGGTGATGGGTTAAATGCCATTGTTGTGTTTGCCGTTTGCTTTATGCCTGAAAGCAGCCAGCCTAACTACAGATACCTAATGGACAATCTATTTAA GTATGTAATTGGCACTTTAGAGCTGTTAGTAGCAGAGAACTATATGATAGTTTACCTGAATGGCGCAACAACACGGAGAAAAATGCCAAGTTTAGGCTGGCTTAGGAAATGTTACCAGCAAATTGATAGACG GTtaaggaaaaatctgaaatcatTAATCATAGTTCATCCTTCCTGGTTCATCAGAACGCTTCTGGCCATCACAAAACCTTTTATTAG CTCAAAATTCAGCCAAAAAATTAGGTATGTCTTCACCCTGGCAGAACTAGCTGAACTCATCCCCATGGAATACGTTGGCATCCCAGAATGCATAAAACA
- the BNIP2 gene encoding BCL2/adenovirus E1B 19 kDa protein-interacting protein 2 isoform X1, which produces MEGVEFKEEWQDEDFPRPLPEDDPVESDVLAAAGTESEAEVNGTKVRKKLMAPDISLTLDHSEESVLSDDLDESGEIDLDDLDTPSENSNEFEWEDDLPKPKTTDVIRKGSLTEYTAAEEKDDGRRWRMFRIGEQDHRVDMKAIEPYKKVISHGGYYGDGLNAIVVFAVCFMPESSQPNYRYLMDNLFKYVIGTLELLVAENYMIVYLNGATTRRKMPSLGWLRKCYQQIDRRLRKNLKSLIIVHPSWFIRTLLAITKPFISSKFSQKIRYVFTLAELAELIPMEYVGIPECIKQYEEEKFRKKQKRVDQELNGKQEQKSEQ; this is translated from the exons ATGGAAGGTGTTGAGTTTAAGGAAGAATGGCAAGATGAAGATTTTCCAAG GCCCCTGCCAGAGGATGATCCTGTTGAGTCAGATGTATTGGCTGCAGCTGGAACAGAAAGTGAAGCTG aggTTAATGGAACCAAAGTGAGGAAGAAACTAATGGCTCCAGATATTAGCTTAACTTTGGATCACAGTGAGGAATCTGTTTTGTCTGATGACTTGGATGAGAGTGGGGAGATTGATTTGGACGATTTAGATACTCCTTCAGAAAATAGCAATGAGTTTGAATGGGAAG ATGatcttccaaaaccaaaaactacTGATGTAATTAGGAAAGGATCACTTACTGAATAcactgcagcagaggagaaggatgATGGTCGACGCTGGCGAATGTTTAGGATTGGAGAACAGGACCATAGGGTGGACATGAAGGCAATTGAACCATATAAAAAAGTTATCAGTCATGGTG gTTATTATGGTGATGGGTTAAATGCCATTGTTGTGTTTGCCGTTTGCTTTATGCCTGAAAGCAGCCAGCCTAACTACAGATACCTAATGGACAATCTATTTAA GTATGTAATTGGCACTTTAGAGCTGTTAGTAGCAGAGAACTATATGATAGTTTACCTGAATGGCGCAACAACACGGAGAAAAATGCCAAGTTTAGGCTGGCTTAGGAAATGTTACCAGCAAATTGATAGACG GTtaaggaaaaatctgaaatcatTAATCATAGTTCATCCTTCCTGGTTCATCAGAACGCTTCTGGCCATCACAAAACCTTTTATTAG CTCAAAATTCAGCCAAAAAATTAGGTATGTCTTCACCCTGGCAGAACTAGCTGAACTCATCCCCATGGAATACGTTGGCATCCCAGAATGCATAAAACA